One stretch of Glycine soja cultivar W05 chromosome 7, ASM419377v2, whole genome shotgun sequence DNA includes these proteins:
- the LOC114417779 gene encoding copper transporter 1-like, with protein sequence MYMSPGQDMPSMSNDTNNMKKTIMHSSLYWGKDAIVLFPRWPENSVGMYILALIFVFFLAMAIEVLSNQPLLKPGTSPLVGGLIQTSVHLFRISFVYMVMLAVMSFNAGIFIAAVVGHSLGFFVAKFRALAVANREDKGSSSI encoded by the coding sequence ATGTATATGTCTCCAGGGCAAGACATGCCATCCATGTCTAATGACACAAACAACATGAAGAAGACGATTATGCACAGCAGTCTCTACTGGGGCAAAGATGCCATAGTGCTTTTCCCTAGGTGGCCTGAGAACAGTGTTGGCATGTACATCTTAGCCCTAATTTTTGTGTTCTTCCTAGCTATGGCTATTGAAGTGTTATCTAACCAGCCACTCCTCAAACCTGGGACTAGTCCCCTTGTGGGAGGGCTTATTCAAACTAGTGTGCACTTATTTCGTATCAGCTTCGTTTACATGGTTATGCTTGCTGTCATGTCCTTCAACGCCGGAATCTTCATAGCTGCTGTTGTAGGGCACTCCTTGGGATTCTTCGTCGCCAAGTTTCGCGCTCTTGCCGTCGCCAATAGGGAAGACAAAGGGTCTTCCTCCATCTGA